Part of the Fusobacterium sp. genome is shown below.
TTGTGATACTCTTTTTTAGGATAGAAATTTTCTAAAAGCACTTTTTATACCTTTTCAACTTTTCAGAGCTAGTTTTCATTTTAAATTAACAGATTCTCTGCATAAAATTTTTTATTATCTAAAATAACTGTTATAATTTTCATTTTTGCTAAGAAAATAAATCCATTTTATTTTATCTTAAAATCAACTATATAGTTTCTAAATATTTTCTTATTTTTTCTGATGTTTTTCCATCTCCATATGGATTGCTAGCCTTGGACATCTTTTCATAAGTTTTTCCTTCTAGCAGCTCCATATCTTTTATTACATCTTCATATTTTGTTCCTGTAAGTTTTGCTGTTCCAGCTTCTATTGCCTCTGGCCTTTCAGTTGTATCTCTTAGTACAAGTGTTGGTTTTCCCAAGCTTGGTGCCTCTTCCTGTACTCCTCCTGAATCTGTCATTATATAATGAGTTCCATCCATTATTGCTATAAATTCAAGATACTCTAAAGGTTCTATTAATATTTTTCTTTCAAATTCATCCAGCATTCTATGGGCTATATCTCTAACTAGAGGATTTAAATGCATTGGAAAGACTAAATAAATATCCTCATGCTTCTCCAGATAATCTCTGACTGCCTTTAAAGTTTCCTCCATTGGTTTTCCCCAGTTTTCTCTTCTATGCATTGTTATAAGAATATATTTTTTATTATTTATCCCATATTTCTTCTTTATTTCTTCTATATCTTTACTTTTATTTTTCTTTACCCAATAAAGAGCATCTATAACTGTGTTTCCACATTTTATTATCTTCTCTTTAGGATAATTTTCTCTCAATAAATTATTTACATTAATATCTGTAGGTGCAAAATGTATATCAGCTATGCTTCCAACCAGTTTTCTATTTGCTTCTTCTGGGAATGGAGAGTATATATCTCCTGTTCTAAGTCCAGCTTCTATATGTCCCACTGGTATTTGATTATAGAAAGCTGTTAATGCCCCTGTAAGAACTGATGTTGTATCTCCCTGAACTAAGACATAGTCAAACTTTTCTTTTTTTACTATTTTATCCAATTCCAACATTAATCTTCCTGTAAGTTCTGAAAGTCCCTGTCCCTGTTTCATTATCTGTAAATCATAATCAGGCTTTATTTCAAACAGGTCCAATACCTGATAAAGCATTTCTTTATGCTGACCTGTGACTACAACTTTTACATCTATTCCATTTTCTTTAAGTTCATGATAGACTGGAGACATTTTTATAGCTTCTGGTCTTGTTCCAAATATTAATCCTACTTTCATAAACTTCTCCTCTGTTTTAATAAGTTTTATTTTAAAAATTTTCATCTATAATTTTATAAATATCACTTTCTAATTCTTCCCAAAACATTTTTTTATTTTTTTTATAAGCTTTTATATTTTGGTTTATATTTTTTATTTCGTTTTTCAGTTCTTCCATTTCTATATTTTCAAAAAAACTATTTGGGTTATATGGATCAATTATAAATCCTATTTTATTTTCTTTTACACAATTACCCAAAAAAGTATTTATTGAAAAAAAGCAAGGTTTCTCATATAAAATACTCTCAAAAAATTTATTAGAAATTGCATGTTTAACATTATAATCTTTCCACGGATATGCAGCCCATATTAAATCACTGCTTTTATAATATTTTTCAATTTCTTTATAGTCATATTTTCCTAGAAATTTGATATTTTTCTGTTTATTTATTCTTACTAAGTTCTTTAATTTTTCTTCATCTGGTCCAATTCCAATAATATAAAAATCAATCTTGTCTTCTAAATGTCTTAAGGAATTAATTAAATTT
Proteins encoded:
- the wecB gene encoding non-hydrolyzing UDP-N-acetylglucosamine 2-epimerase gives rise to the protein MKVGLIFGTRPEAIKMSPVYHELKENGIDVKVVVTGQHKEMLYQVLDLFEIKPDYDLQIMKQGQGLSELTGRLMLELDKIVKKEKFDYVLVQGDTTSVLTGALTAFYNQIPVGHIEAGLRTGDIYSPFPEEANRKLVGSIADIHFAPTDINVNNLLRENYPKEKIIKCGNTVIDALYWVKKNKSKDIEEIKKKYGINNKKYILITMHRRENWGKPMEETLKAVRDYLEKHEDIYLVFPMHLNPLVRDIAHRMLDEFERKILIEPLEYLEFIAIMDGTHYIMTDSGGVQEEAPSLGKPTLVLRDTTERPEAIEAGTAKLTGTKYEDVIKDMELLEGKTYEKMSKASNPYGDGKTSEKIRKYLETI